One window from the genome of Dyadobacter sp. CECT 9275 encodes:
- a CDS encoding MIP/aquaporin family protein yields MQPSPFLGELVGTMILIVLGNGVVSNVVLKGTKGNSGGWIVITAGWGFAVMIGVFTANVFGSAAAHLNPAVTIGFAVLKNDYSLLASFIPAQLIGAFLGAVFVWLQYLPHWKATSDPGAKLACFATDPAIRKTGANFLSEFLATIMLIVGIVAIGYADSSNPEKGGIPPGVAPYLVGLLVWSIGLSLGGTTGYAINPVRDLGPRIAHAILPIDNKGSSDWGYGWIPVLAPLLGAAVAGFLMRMIAL; encoded by the coding sequence TTAGGCGAATTAGTTGGGACGATGATTCTGATCGTTCTTGGCAACGGCGTAGTATCCAATGTAGTGCTCAAAGGTACCAAGGGCAACAGCGGCGGCTGGATCGTGATCACGGCTGGCTGGGGTTTTGCGGTGATGATAGGAGTTTTCACGGCCAATGTTTTTGGAAGTGCCGCTGCACACCTGAACCCCGCTGTAACTATAGGCTTTGCTGTACTGAAAAATGATTACAGCCTCCTGGCAAGTTTTATCCCTGCCCAACTGATCGGTGCATTTTTAGGAGCGGTGTTCGTGTGGCTGCAATATTTGCCTCACTGGAAAGCAACCAGCGATCCCGGCGCAAAGCTGGCCTGTTTCGCCACGGATCCGGCAATCAGAAAAACCGGAGCCAATTTTCTCAGCGAATTTCTGGCCACCATCATGCTGATCGTAGGTATAGTGGCAATCGGTTATGCTGATTCCTCCAACCCGGAAAAGGGAGGTATCCCCCCTGGTGTTGCACCTTACCTGGTTGGCTTGCTGGTATGGAGTATCGGCCTCTCTCTTGGTGGTACTACAGGCTACGCCATTAATCCGGTACGAGATCTGGGACCTAGGATTGCCCACGCCATTTTACCTATTGACAACAAAGGTTCTTCCGATTGGGGCTATGGATGGATACCCGTCCTTGCACCCCTACTTGGAGCCGCAGTGGCTGGGTTTCTGATGCGCATGATCGCCCTTTAA